The Lewinellaceae bacterium DNA window TAATCAATCAGAGGTACAAACGTATTCAACAACAAAATGGCCAGCATCCATCCTTCCGGATAGGCCGGGTTCAACACGCGGATGACCATACCGATGCAACCGATCAAAAATCCGTAGATCCATTTGCCGCGCTGGGTATTGCTGCCGGTAACCGGATCCGTGGCCATAAATGCCATTGCGAAGAAAAAACTACCCATATAGAACTGGTAATACCAGGGCACTTCCATAAATGGTGTGGCTCCCCAGGCATTTAAACCCAGGGCTACCAGGGCTGCACCCAGGATCATACCAGCCATGATCCGCCAGCTGGCGATACCGGTTATGATCAGTACCAATGCTCCGATCAGGATCAAAGGCTTGCTGGTTTCACCAATCGAACCGGGGATAACCCCCCACCACATCTGGGAGGGTGAATACACTTCGGTCACTTCGTGCCATCCGGCATGGGCGGCAATTCCCAGCGGAGTGGCGCCGGTAAAGGCATCTGTGATATGTGCAGAATCATTAAAGGTACTCCATCCGAAGGCATTGAACAATCCGTTGAAGAGGTGCTCGGCCCATCCATAATCCACGGCGGCGCCGGGAGTCAGATGTTCGAACCCGGCAACCCATACGGTGTCTCCGGAAATGGTGGTCGGATAGGCAAAAAATACAAATACCCGGGATAAGAGGGCAATGTTCCAGATATTCATACCGGTACCACCAAAGGCTTCCTTGCCCAGGATAACGGCAAAAACAATGGAAAAGGTCAGAATCCAAAGCGGGATATCCGGTGGCATGATCAACGGGATCAGCGCTCCTGTTACCAGGAATCCTTCTTCAATACCGTGACCCTTCCGGTTGGCGAAATAAAATTCGATGCCGAGACCTACAACCATGGAAACGACCCAGATCGGTATGATCTTGATCAATCCAAAGATCAACTTGAGATGTAAGGCTTCGTAATAACCGGTATGCTGGCCAATCGCCATAAAATGCTGCTGGCCGATATTGTAAGCTCCAAATACAAACGGCAGCATTAAGGCCAAAACCACGAAAGTCATGGTCCTTTTCAGATCCATTGCATCACGAACGTGGACGCCCCCTTTGGTTACTGTATTCGGCGTAAAGAGGAACGTAAAAAATCCATCGTACACGGTATGCAGAAATGGACTCTTCTTCTTATCCGGTTCTAATTTTTTAGCAAATTCGAGCAATCCCATGCTACGTATATTAATTCTTTTTATTCAATGTGATGTTAACCCTGCTCACGGATGGCATTCAATCCTTCCCGCAGGATCTTCTGCACCGGGCTTTTTGAGGTACATACGTACTCACACAAAGCCAGATCTTCTTCCGAAAGCTCCAATATACCCAACCCCTCCATACTCTCCAGGTCACCGGCCAGAATGGATTTGATCAGATGCTGAGGATAAATATCCATGGGTAAGACTTTCTCATATTGACCGGTCACTACCAATGCGCGTTTTTCACCGTGGGTGTTGGTATCCACATTGTAAGCTTTATGGTCGACCCATGAATTGAAATACGTCTTGGAAAGTGAGGGAATGGCTTTGCCGGGTACCAGCCAGCCAAACGTGTCGTAATAGTCCCCTTCGGGGATGACCGTGACCTGGTCATCGTGGATATTCAGGAAGCCTTCCGGCTTTTTTGCCTCCCCGGTCAATACATCGCCAGAAATGATGCGGGAATGTGTATCCGTAAGGCTGCCAGCCAGCAGTTCTCCGATATTGGCACCTACAACCGTACGCACATAATGCGGGTCTTTCACTTCAGAGCCACAGATCACCACTACCCGGCCCATATCCATATGACGATCCAGGATCAATTTACCCAACGTAATCACTTCCTGCACACCCAGGGTCCATACTACGTCACCATTTTTGATCGGTGCGGTGTGGTGCATCTGTATGCCTACATTCCCGGCCGGGTGAATCCCTTTAAACCAGGTCTTCTCCACATGCTGGGCACCAGTGAATGCTTTATTAGGAGCCTGGCTACCATTGGCATTGAGGCCGAGATATACCTTGCCGTCCGTAAGCTTGCTCAGTACATCCAATCCCTGCTGGAATGCAGCTTCCTGTCCTTCGACAACCAGATTAAGGTCCGGCGCCAGCGGGGCGGTATCAAACGTGGAAATAAAGATATTTTTGGGCGTTACTTCCGGATCGGCAATTACGTCAAACGGACGCTGATTGATCAGCGGCCAGAAACCGGAAGACTTCAGGTAGCTGATGATGGAAGCACGATCGGATTTCTGCAAGTCCAGTGCCGGCAATTCCCGGTATTTCTGATCCTTGTCCGCCAGGATGACCACTTCAGCTATTGAACGCTTTTCGCCCCGGTTGATGGCAATGACCTCGCCACTTACCGGAGCCACATATTTGATGGACTCGTCGTTTTTGTCGTGAAACAGCGGATCCCCGGCTTTCACTTCATCCCCTTCATTCACCTCCATCTTGGGGATTGGCGAAATCCCGCGGAAATTGGGCGGTATAACTGCAAAGCGGGTCACCTGACCACCTTCGACGATCTTGCTGCTGGCGGCACCCTGGATATTCAGGTTGAAACCCTTCTGCAAACCGACAAACTTGCCTCCGCCGGTATAGGACGGAGCCTTGGATCCTTTACGGTAAAAAAGGTCCCCCAACAATCCCAGCGCCGCCAGTACGACGACGATAAGGACGATCCAAAATGAATTTGAACTGGGTGAACTGGTGGTTGATTGGGCTTGTATTGAGAGAAGACCGGATATTAAAAATATCCCTGATAGAGCTGTTTTTCGCATTCCCATGGTTAAGAATTATTGCCTTGGAAGCTAGTCGTCAAATCGTTTTTCAAAAACTCCGCAAATATAGAAAGCTTTTATATTAAAATCACAGAACCTATGTAGCTTCAAGAAAGAACTCATTATTTAGACCAAATCTAAACATAATGCCCGGCAGGCATTCCGTCAGGTCTGTTGTCTATGCCATTCCCTGCGCCACGAGACCCATCCAAAAACCGCAACCAGTGTATAAATGAGGTATAAAAGAGCATACAGGTAGGCAGACCGGGACCAGGTTATGCCGATGTAGGCGACATCGATCAGAATCCAGTAAAGCCAGTTTTCCAATCTTCTTTTTACGGTAAGCCAGGTAGCTACTATTGCTCCGATGGTTGTGAAAGCATCCGCATAAGTGGCAGCTGCAGGTGTATAATTATCGAAAAAATAACCAAATAACAGACTGAGAGGTACGATCCAGATCATCAGTTTCAGATGTTCCGCCCAGGGCATGCGTTCGATCCGGATACCCGTGCCGGATGCAGAGGCATTCCACTGAACGAGTCCCCACACCCCCATTCCCACATAAAACAACTGAAGAATGGCATCAAGGTAGAGCAGATAATAGTAGACATCAGCATAAGCCCACAGTAAACAGCTTACGATACCCCAGTACCAGCAGGAACGTTGTTGCCGGGCCGCCAGCAACACGTAAACGATGCCGGTCCCCAGAGCTAGCCACTCGTACCAGGCAAAACCAATCAATGCCGTGCGGACTTCATTCCAGAAAGCCGCCATTTGCTGCTGTTATTCGGACCCTTTCACGAAGGCACGAATTCGCGCTTCCGCAACATTGGGAATTGCGTTGGTAACCAATTGAATGGTTACTTCATATTCCCCCTGTTTATCCGTGCTGTCAAAGGTTACTTTAACCTCCCCCGATTTACCGGGGTGGATGGCTTCCTTAGGCCACTTAACCTTCAGGTCCTTGCCCGCGGTAGCCAATCGTATGATCAGGTCAGAGTCTCCCGTATTCGTAAACACAAAAGTGTGATCCTTAACATCTCCTGCTTTTAATAAGCCGAAATCGTGGAAGGATTCATCAAACTTCAGGACGGGCATCAGTATACGGATAACCGGGTCGGCTGAAGCGTCGGGACCTCCGTGATTCTGATTGTTCGGCTGTGACAGGATCTCTTTCTGAATTTCGATGGTGGTTGGTCCTTCCAGGATCTTGAACTCCGTGCGCCGGTTGAACCGGTGTTCGTCGTCGGAACAGGGAACCCCATTGGTACAACGATTCAGGATAAACCGTTCGCCATAACCTACCGCCTTGATGCGATTGGGGTCTATTCCCCGCTCCACCAGCCAACGCTTGGCTGATTCGGCGCGGCGCTGGGAAAGATTATCGTTGTAAGCATCATTACCCTGTGAGTCCGTATGCGAACCCAACTCGATAACCATTTCGGGATACCGGTTAAGCAGATCCAGCAGGACAGCAAGGTCTTTCTCAGCATCCGGTAATATCTGATCGTCATCAAAATTATAATAGATATTACTCAAGCGGATTGGCTCTGTCACGGTAATGGTCTCGGTCTCTGGTTTCGCAGGTTTTTGTTTCAGCCGGATGGCGCGCTTGATGGTGTAATCATCCACGATTCCCACGGTGTGAAACTGGATGGTGTCCGGAAAATATCCTTCCCGGTCCACCGTTGCTGTGTAGGCCTTTTCGCCTTCCAGAGGAATATCAAAGATGTTGTTGTCATCCTGCTTCAGGCTGGCCGCCGGCTGGTCCGCCCGTTCATCTTCCAGCATCTCGAAAACCTTGACGGTAGCTCCGGATAGGGCCTGGCCTTTGTCATCAAATATTCCTGCCAACAGGTTGATCTTAATGGTCTTTTCCGTGAAGAAGTAAATGTCATCACAGCACGTCTTGTTCATGACCGAACGTGCGGTTGGACTGGCCCGGTTGGAAACCAAAAATCCGTTAACCCCGGATCCGTCTACGTAAAAACTCAGGTCATCGGCTGTCGAGTTAAAACGGTAGCCCATATTTTTAGGCTCACTCCAGGTGCTTCCATTCCATTCGGTTGAAAAGATGTCAAAGCCCCCCATTCCGGTTCTGCCGTCGGTTGAAAAATACAACTTGCCGTCCCGGTAATAGGGTGAAAGGTCGTCACCGGCGGTATTGATCACATCACCCAGATTGACGGGAGCACCAAAGGCATCCGCACTCTGCCGGGGAGCATAGTAGAGGTCGAAGCCACCTTTCCCTCCGGGGATATTGGCCGCAAAAAAGAGCACATTATCTCCGTACAGCTCTCCTTCCATCGGGTGCTTGACCAGGTAGTCACCATTGATGCCCTGTACAAATTTAGGTGGTGTCCAGCCCCTGCCCCGTTTGGTGGAGACAAACAGTTTGCTTTCTGTCAATGAATCACCGTCATAAGCCATGCGGATAAAATACATGGTGGAACCATCCGGTGAGATGAAGACATTCCCATTGTGGATACCTTCCACATTGATATCATCGGGCAGCGCTTTGGGTTTATCCCATTTGCCTTTATCGTCCTTGGAAGTCTCATAGATCTTGGCATAGAGGTCGGTCTCCTTGCCGTCCTTTACCAGCAATTTATTGCGCTGAAAGGAGGTTATGTACAGGTTGCCTTCCGCATCCATACTCGGAGAGGCATCGGTGTACATGGAATTGACCGGCCGGCCCAAATTGATGACAAGCATGTCCTCATTCTTGGGCAGATCATCCTGTGCAAGAATACCTGCCACTTCTTTCTGAACCATCGGCCTCAATGGGTTCTGCGGAAAACTATCCAGGAAATATTTGAATTCCTGGAAGGCCTCCTGATATTTTCCATTTTTACGGAGGTAGAGACCGTAATAATAACGGGAATCGGGATACTGATTTTTAGTATCACGCTTGGCGATCCGTCCCCACCAGGCTTCGGCCAGTTTATAATTCCGCAGTTCACCATAGATCCCTGCAATTCTGACGGCCAGCTCTTCCGTCCTCAATTCCTTATACGCCTCTTCATACCACTGGACCGCATTGACATAATCATGTTGCTCCAACTTTTCATCCGCAGCCTCAATCAGTAACGGTGGCGTGGTGCCCCGGATAGGCTGGGCGAATAAACCAGTAAACCACACTGTGAAAACGGCGAGGATGGTAAAGCGAAGCATTATCATCTTGCACATATTGTTATCCATATAAACTTCATTAAAAACGCGGACAGAAAAAGATATTGTCTGCCTTTGGCTTTTTATAAATGCGGGCGATGTATGAAGCCGCTATTTCGATCCCGCCCACGGTCTTACTGGCAGACGAGAATTTGGAGGCATTGACATCATACGCCATACCCACCCGGAATGGCCCGTAGTCCATACCTACCAGCACTTCGATGGCATCACCAAAACGATATCCGGGACCGAAACTGAACAGGATGTTCTTTTCAGGATCAAGCAAAAACCCTACCGGTAATTGAAGCGCCGCTTCAGAGGCGGAGCCTACTTTCTGAAAAAGAAAGGCCGGTGTCAATAACAGACGGTCTGATAAAACATAGTTGAATGCCGCATGGGCCAGCAGCCGGTTAGGCTTCAGCGACCGTCCGGATTTACGCAATGAGATATTCGGCCCGGCGATGTGTCCTACCGAGATGCCGATCGACATATCCAGTACATCATTCACAACCCCCTGGTAAGAAAGTCCGGCGGTGATATCCGTTTTGTCCTTGCCGGTTGCCTTTTTACTCTCCTTGTCATTCAGGTCTGATTTATCCGGACTGGTAGCCCCACCGGGCAACAATTCATCTTCGAATTCCAGATCCTGAACGTTGCCGAAGTAGCGGAAAGATTTGCCACCCTGTACGCCAATGGAGAACACCCTTGAAGCGTCTTTATCCAGGCCTATATGGTAGGTACCACTCAGATAGGCGCCACCCTGCGTCAGATTGCCGGCACCGGATACATCCTGGTAAATGGTAGCTCCAATCCCCACCCAATCCTGTTTGCGGAACCCGGTTATGATGGGCGCATCGACGTATAAAGAAGGTGTCTGATAAGCTTCAGCAACCGAGAACCACTGAGTTCTGAATATTCCTCCAATCCGGAAAGTTCCCTCGTAATTACCAGTCAAAGCAGGGTTCATTGTTAAGGGCGACATGTAAAACTGTGAAAAATGAATATCCTGGCTAAACACCGGGAGGGCTGCCAGCAGGAAAATGCAAATTTTCAAGTAGACATTACGCATAGCATGTGTTTGTAATGCGAAAGATAATCTTTATTTGGCGAACACGCCTATTTCTTTAACGCTTCGGGGTTTATTGCGCGTTGGTTAAACCTTTGGAAAATGTCAACCAACGCGTAAATCAACAAAAAATTCAGCGGGTTCATTCTGTTCCGCCTAAAATTTATCAGTTTAGTCCACCTAATGTTCCGAAATGGCCGGCCGATCAGCATTGGTTCCAATTACAGGTGTTCACATCACGGATCAGGATGTTACGGAATGTTTCTAAATTCGGGCATGCATGAAAAACGTGTCACCCGATATGCATTCATTTGTTTGTTTTTATTACTCGGTAGTACGATCCGGATAACTGCCCAGCAACAGGCTGGTTCGTGGCAGCGTTTCTGGACGCCAGCAGACACCTTTCACCAGGCCCGGTTTTGGATCGCCACAGGTAGTGGAACCGCCTTGTACGCGGTAACTATGGTGGGGTTGAATGAGGCCTGGTACAAGACTTTTCCGCGCAGTTCTTTTCACCTCCATAATGATTGGGGAGAGTGGCTTATGATGGACAAGTTCGGCCATGCATTCACCACTTATACGGAAAGCCGGCTGCTGACGCAGGGCGCCCGCTGGACCGGGATGCGGGAATCATCCTCGCGATGGCTGGGTACCGGCGTAGCACTGGGTCTACAGACGAGCATTGAATGGCTCGATGGTCATTCCAGTCAGTGGGGCTTCTCCTGGCCGGACATGGGTTTTAATGGCCTGGGTGCACTTACTTACGCGGTGCAGGATATGATCTGGCACGATCAGCGGGTGGTGTGGAAGGTGTCCAACTGGTTGCCGGCCTATCCGGCCCAACCGAGGACAGAACTGGGTGGCTATTCGCTGCGCCAGCGGTCAGAAGAACTTTTCGGCTCTGGATGGGCAGAGCGGTATCTGAAAGATTACAACGCGCAATCGGTGTGGTTATCCATCAGCCCCAAGGCTTTTTTTCGGGATTCGCGATGGCCTCCATGGCTGAATATTGCACTGGGATACAGCGCTGAAAACATGTTCGGCGGTTATGCCAACCGTTGGGTGCTTCCGACCGGCCAGTTTGTCCAGCTCGATGCAACCAGTTATCCCCGCTACAGCCAATATCTGTTATCTCTGGATATTGATTTCACCCGTATACCCACCAAAAGCCCATTTCTGAAAGCCGTTTTCGAGGCATTAAATGCCTTCAAATTCCCTTTCCCGGGTCTTGAATACAACTCCCTGGGGCAATGGAAAGCCGGGTGGCTGTATTGAAAACACCTTCGTCAATTACCTTGAGAATGGTTCAATTAGAGACCTTGCAGACCAATTAGTTGGCAGGGATTACCTATTTTAGGCCCGAATAAAAAAACAATTTCATGTCATCCAGTAATCAACCGATAACCCCTCAACAAGCTATTGAATCGATTATCAAGAACAATGAATTGGTCTGGAATGCCTCATCGGCAGCGCTCATTGAAGCAGCATTACTGAACCGTGAAGGTGACCTGGCAGATAATGGAGCACTTACCGTGGAAACCGGAATATTCACCGGAAGGAGTCCTCAGGACCGTTATCTGGTGAAAGATGAAATTACTGCTGAAAAGGTACACTGGGGCAACCACAATCAACCCACGACACCGGAGGTATTCTACCGGTTATTGGGTAAAATGAAAGACTACCTGAAAGGCAAAAAACTGTATGCCCGGGATGCCTATGCGTGTGCAGATAAAACCTACCGGATGAAGCTACGCGTTTTTAATACCCTGGCCTGGCATAATTTGTTTGCATACAATATGTTTTTGCGCCCTTCCCCGCACAAGCTATCCGATTTCAAACCGGACTTTACCATCCTTTGTGTACCGGAGTTCACAGCCGATCCGGAGACTGATGGCACCAGGTCTTCCAATTTTGTGATCGTCAACTTTACCGAGAAAATGGTGATCATTGGAGGAACTGCCTATGCCGGTGAAATGAAGAAATCCATCTTCTCCGTCCTCAATTTCACCCTGCCCACGGAAAAGAATGTGTTTCCCATGCACTGCTCGGCGAATGTAGGCCCGGATCACGATACCGCCTTGTTTTTTGGGTTGTCCGGCACGGGAAAAACCACCTTGTCCGCTGATCCTCACCGCTACCTGATCGGTGATGACGAACATGGCTGGTCCGAACATTCCGTATTTAATTTCGAAGGGGGCTGTTATGCTAAAGTCATCAACCTGGACGAGGAAAAAGAGCCGGATATTTACCGGGCAATACGTTTTGGCGCCATTGTCGAAAACACCCGCTTTTTTACCGGCACGCGTGACATTGACTATACCGACAGCAGTGTAACCGAGAATACCAGAACCTCGTATCCCATTCATTTCATCCAGAATCACCTGGAACCGGCAGTAGGCGGTACACCTCACCACGTGTTCTTTCTGACCTGTGATGCCTATGGGGTGCTGCCACCAATCACCCGGCTGGACAAGGCACAGGCGATGTATCACTTCCTGGCAGGATACACGGCCAAGGTCGCCGGTACCGAAGCGGGTGTGAAGGAACCCCAGGCCACATTCAGTACCTGCTATGGCGCTCCTTTCATGCCATTGCCACCATCCACCTATGCCCGCATGCTGGGCGAGCGGATGGAAAAGCACCAGGTGCAGGTATGGTTGATCAATACCGGATGGACGGGAGGCCCTTATGGCGTCGGAAAACGGATCGATATTCGCTACACAAGGGCCATGATCCATGCGGTACTCGCCAATAAAATGGAAAAAGTAGGTTACCGGCAGCATTCGATCTTTAAAATTTCCATACCCATGCATTGCCCGGGAGTACCGTCATCTGTATTAAGCCCGCGCGAGACCTGGAAAAATGACCGCGCTTATTATGCCCAGGCCAACAAACTGGCTCTGAAATTCATCGCCAACGATGAGAAAATGCAGTGGAAACTGGGATCAGAAATTCTGGTCGGCCAGCCGATACCGAACAATAGTTATGAAGTCATTTATCCCTGACCAAAATCAACCATCACCTGATGATCAACCTGATACGTGTACTGGCATTGACCGGTAGTATTTTGTGCCAGCTGGCTTTATGGAGCCAGCCTACGGTCGTCCAAGGCACTGTGTTTTCGGACGCCAATGGAAATGGCAGGCAGGATAACCAGGAAATTGGACTTGCCGGGGTTGTGGTGTCCGATCAGAACCAGGTGACCCGGACGGATGTAAACGGCCATTATACGCTGAGCAGCGACTTCCCCTATCATACCATCCAGATTACCCTGCCAAATGGTTATTTAGGCAAATTCTGGTATCCGGTAAGCGATCAGGTCAATTTTGCACTTACTCCAACCGGCCCTCAGGATCATTTCATATTTGTCCATGCCTCCGATTGTCATGTAGACTCACT harbors:
- a CDS encoding DUF1573 domain-containing protein, coding for MIMLRFTILAVFTVWFTGLFAQPIRGTTPPLLIEAADEKLEQHDYVNAVQWYEEAYKELRTEELAVRIAGIYGELRNYKLAEAWWGRIAKRDTKNQYPDSRYYYGLYLRKNGKYQEAFQEFKYFLDSFPQNPLRPMVQKEVAGILAQDDLPKNEDMLVINLGRPVNSMYTDASPSMDAEGNLYITSFQRNKLLVKDGKETDLYAKIYETSKDDKGKWDKPKALPDDINVEGIHNGNVFISPDGSTMYFIRMAYDGDSLTESKLFVSTKRGRGWTPPKFVQGINGDYLVKHPMEGELYGDNVLFFAANIPGGKGGFDLYYAPRQSADAFGAPVNLGDVINTAGDDLSPYYRDGKLYFSTDGRTGMGGFDIFSTEWNGSTWSEPKNMGYRFNSTADDLSFYVDGSGVNGFLVSNRASPTARSVMNKTCCDDIYFFTEKTIKINLLAGIFDDKGQALSGATVKVFEMLEDERADQPAASLKQDDNNIFDIPLEGEKAYTATVDREGYFPDTIQFHTVGIVDDYTIKRAIRLKQKPAKPETETITVTEPIRLSNIYYNFDDDQILPDAEKDLAVLLDLLNRYPEMVIELGSHTDSQGNDAYNDNLSQRRAESAKRWLVERGIDPNRIKAVGYGERFILNRCTNGVPCSDDEHRFNRRTEFKILEGPTTIEIQKEILSQPNNQNHGGPDASADPVIRILMPVLKFDESFHDFGLLKAGDVKDHTFVFTNTGDSDLIIRLATAGKDLKVKWPKEAIHPGKSGEVKVTFDSTDKQGEYEVTIQLVTNAIPNVAEARIRAFVKGSE
- the pckA gene encoding phosphoenolpyruvate carboxykinase (ATP), whose amino-acid sequence is MSSSNQPITPQQAIESIIKNNELVWNASSAALIEAALLNREGDLADNGALTVETGIFTGRSPQDRYLVKDEITAEKVHWGNHNQPTTPEVFYRLLGKMKDYLKGKKLYARDAYACADKTYRMKLRVFNTLAWHNLFAYNMFLRPSPHKLSDFKPDFTILCVPEFTADPETDGTRSSNFVIVNFTEKMVIIGGTAYAGEMKKSIFSVLNFTLPTEKNVFPMHCSANVGPDHDTALFFGLSGTGKTTLSADPHRYLIGDDEHGWSEHSVFNFEGGCYAKVINLDEEKEPDIYRAIRFGAIVENTRFFTGTRDIDYTDSSVTENTRTSYPIHFIQNHLEPAVGGTPHHVFFLTCDAYGVLPPITRLDKAQAMYHFLAGYTAKVAGTEAGVKEPQATFSTCYGAPFMPLPPSTYARMLGERMEKHQVQVWLINTGWTGGPYGVGKRIDIRYTRAMIHAVLANKMEKVGYRQHSIFKISIPMHCPGVPSSVLSPRETWKNDRAYYAQANKLALKFIANDEKMQWKLGSEILVGQPIPNNSYEVIYP
- a CDS encoding DUF2279 domain-containing protein, giving the protein MHEKRVTRYAFICLFLLLGSTIRITAQQQAGSWQRFWTPADTFHQARFWIATGSGTALYAVTMVGLNEAWYKTFPRSSFHLHNDWGEWLMMDKFGHAFTTYTESRLLTQGARWTGMRESSSRWLGTGVALGLQTSIEWLDGHSSQWGFSWPDMGFNGLGALTYAVQDMIWHDQRVVWKVSNWLPAYPAQPRTELGGYSLRQRSEELFGSGWAERYLKDYNAQSVWLSISPKAFFRDSRWPPWLNIALGYSAENMFGGYANRWVLPTGQFVQLDATSYPRYSQYLLSLDIDFTRIPTKSPFLKAVFEALNAFKFPFPGLEYNSLGQWKAGWLY
- a CDS encoding PorP/SprF family type IX secretion system membrane protein, giving the protein MRNVYLKICIFLLAALPVFSQDIHFSQFYMSPLTMNPALTGNYEGTFRIGGIFRTQWFSVAEAYQTPSLYVDAPIITGFRKQDWVGIGATIYQDVSGAGNLTQGGAYLSGTYHIGLDKDASRVFSIGVQGGKSFRYFGNVQDLEFEDELLPGGATSPDKSDLNDKESKKATGKDKTDITAGLSYQGVVNDVLDMSIGISVGHIAGPNISLRKSGRSLKPNRLLAHAAFNYVLSDRLLLTPAFLFQKVGSASEAALQLPVGFLLDPEKNILFSFGPGYRFGDAIEVLVGMDYGPFRVGMAYDVNASKFSSASKTVGGIEIAASYIARIYKKPKADNIFFCPRF
- a CDS encoding Na(+)-translocating NADH-quinone reductase subunit A, with amino-acid sequence MRKTALSGIFLISGLLSIQAQSTTSSPSSNSFWIVLIVVVLAALGLLGDLFYRKGSKAPSYTGGGKFVGLQKGFNLNIQGAASSKIVEGGQVTRFAVIPPNFRGISPIPKMEVNEGDEVKAGDPLFHDKNDESIKYVAPVSGEVIAINRGEKRSIAEVVILADKDQKYRELPALDLQKSDRASIISYLKSSGFWPLINQRPFDVIADPEVTPKNIFISTFDTAPLAPDLNLVVEGQEAAFQQGLDVLSKLTDGKVYLGLNANGSQAPNKAFTGAQHVEKTWFKGIHPAGNVGIQMHHTAPIKNGDVVWTLGVQEVITLGKLILDRHMDMGRVVVICGSEVKDPHYVRTVVGANIGELLAGSLTDTHSRIISGDVLTGEAKKPEGFLNIHDDQVTVIPEGDYYDTFGWLVPGKAIPSLSKTYFNSWVDHKAYNVDTNTHGEKRALVVTGQYEKVLPMDIYPQHLIKSILAGDLESMEGLGILELSEEDLALCEYVCTSKSPVQKILREGLNAIREQG
- a CDS encoding NADH:ubiquinone reductase (Na(+)-transporting) subunit B; this encodes MGLLEFAKKLEPDKKKSPFLHTVYDGFFTFLFTPNTVTKGGVHVRDAMDLKRTMTFVVLALMLPFVFGAYNIGQQHFMAIGQHTGYYEALHLKLIFGLIKIIPIWVVSMVVGLGIEFYFANRKGHGIEEGFLVTGALIPLIMPPDIPLWILTFSIVFAVILGKEAFGGTGMNIWNIALLSRVFVFFAYPTTISGDTVWVAGFEHLTPGAAVDYGWAEHLFNGLFNAFGWSTFNDSAHITDAFTGATPLGIAAHAGWHEVTEVYSPSQMWWGVIPGSIGETSKPLILIGALVLIITGIASWRIMAGMILGAALVALGLNAWGATPFMEVPWYYQFYMGSFFFAMAFMATDPVTGSNTQRGKWIYGFLIGCIGMVIRVLNPAYPEGWMLAILLLNTFVPLIDYLVVQSNITKRLKRA
- a CDS encoding nicotinamide mononucleotide transporter, coding for MAAFWNEVRTALIGFAWYEWLALGTGIVYVLLAARQQRSCWYWGIVSCLLWAYADVYYYLLYLDAILQLFYVGMGVWGLVQWNASASGTGIRIERMPWAEHLKLMIWIVPLSLLFGYFFDNYTPAAATYADAFTTIGAIVATWLTVKRRLENWLYWILIDVAYIGITWSRSAYLYALLYLIYTLVAVFGWVSWRREWHRQQT